Proteins encoded in a region of the Paenibacillus pedocola genome:
- a CDS encoding MetQ/NlpA family ABC transporter substrate-binding protein has protein sequence MKKKWIHSLLLVTAVALFTAGCGNNNEASGSGSDSSGQESKTLRISFNPGPYSDQFKNGVAPYLEKKGYTITYKEFTDGIQPNVAVANGEIDANVFQHSLYLKSINEREKIDLVGVVQVPTPPMGLYSKKHTSLDEVSDGDQINLPNEPVNMLRALNVLKDVGWITLKDNIDPLQTSLADITSNPHKLKFIATEPAQGPRALEDVDYAAIQGNFAVSNNIKLTTALQLENMTDPFTNIVAVDSKNKDAQFVKDIIEGYHSAEFQEYIKSKPDYEGYRLPDYFKQ, from the coding sequence ATGAAGAAAAAATGGATTCATTCCTTGCTGCTGGTTACTGCTGTTGCTCTATTCACTGCGGGATGCGGCAACAATAACGAAGCTTCGGGTTCGGGCAGCGATTCCTCCGGACAAGAGAGCAAGACGCTGCGGATCAGCTTCAACCCGGGGCCATACAGTGACCAGTTCAAGAACGGTGTCGCACCTTATCTGGAGAAGAAAGGGTATACGATTACTTATAAAGAATTTACAGACGGCATTCAACCTAATGTGGCTGTAGCTAACGGGGAGATAGATGCGAATGTATTCCAGCACTCTCTGTATTTGAAATCTATTAATGAAAGAGAAAAAATCGATCTGGTGGGTGTAGTGCAAGTACCAACCCCGCCGATGGGCCTCTACTCCAAAAAGCATACCAGTCTGGATGAGGTAAGCGATGGTGATCAGATCAATCTGCCGAATGAGCCCGTAAATATGCTGCGCGCCCTTAACGTACTGAAAGATGTAGGCTGGATTACACTGAAGGATAATATTGACCCGCTGCAGACTTCATTAGCCGATATTACCTCAAATCCCCATAAACTGAAGTTCATTGCCACTGAGCCGGCCCAAGGCCCGCGTGCTCTGGAGGATGTAGACTACGCTGCTATACAGGGGAATTTTGCCGTATCGAACAATATTAAGCTGACTACAGCGCTACAGCTGGAAAATATGACGGATCCGTTCACGAATATTGTGGCGGTGGACAGCAAGAACAAGGATGCCCAGTTTGTCAAAGATATCATTGAAGGCTATCATTCTGCTGAATTCCAGGAGTATATCAAGTCGAAACCGGACTATGAAGGGTACAGATTACCTGACTACTTTAAGCAATAA
- a CDS encoding S-ribosylhomocysteine lyase, whose product MAKVESFQLDHTKVKAPYVRVAGTEKNEKGSTIQKYDLRLLQPNVDALPTAAVHTLEHLLATYLRDELEGIIDISPMGCRTGFYLIIWDEHNPADVAAALTKVLNKVLETEHIPAVSALECGNYKDHSLFSAQEYARIVLEAGISDDPFRS is encoded by the coding sequence ATGGCCAAAGTTGAAAGTTTCCAATTGGATCATACCAAAGTAAAAGCCCCTTACGTCCGGGTTGCAGGTACAGAAAAAAATGAAAAAGGCAGCACGATTCAGAAATACGATCTGCGGCTGCTGCAGCCCAATGTGGATGCCCTGCCTACCGCCGCTGTACATACGCTGGAGCATCTGTTGGCCACGTATTTGCGCGATGAACTCGAAGGTATTATCGATATTTCTCCGATGGGCTGCAGAACCGGATTCTATCTGATTATCTGGGATGAGCATAACCCTGCCGATGTCGCTGCCGCACTCACCAAGGTGCTGAATAAAGTGCTTGAAACCGAGCATATTCCGGCAGTTTCCGCCCTCGAATGCGGCAACTATAAGGACCACTCTTTGTTCAGTGCCCAGGAATACGCCAGAATCGTGCTCGAAGCAGGCATTAGTGATGACCCGTTCAGAAGCTAA
- a CDS encoding aminotransferase class I/II-fold pyridoxal phosphate-dependent enzyme has protein sequence MDFKPSTVVSELPGNYFNAMKAKIALYRSKGIDVIDLASGNPDQPTPQHIINALKEAVDKPENQGYPPFYGKTGTLEAIAAFYKREYNVELDPETEIAVFNGSGIGVTGIPQSLLNPGDILLTADPAYPAYHAAAALARARVHTIPVYEQEGFLPDYSTVPKEIARKVKLLMLNYPNNPTGAVATEEFFERTLAFAAAYEFPVLNDFAYGAFGFDGHKPLSLLQQPGGKEYGVETYTASKTYNMAGWRFGFAAGNASIIAALKHYHTQAYSTVFGAVQDAAVAALLGPQEVVRELGKLYERRRDVLVSRLRGIGWDVAAPKGTFFAWFKVPEGYTGESFAGRLLDEAQVAVAQGGGFGAQGSRYIRLSLVNSEEKLNEAVDRIAAAGIFKRAVSAWGQEAKDA, from the coding sequence ATGGACTTTAAGCCTTCCACTGTAGTCTCAGAGCTTCCCGGCAATTATTTCAATGCGATGAAGGCCAAGATCGCCTTATATCGCAGCAAGGGAATTGATGTCATCGATCTGGCCAGCGGCAATCCCGACCAGCCGACCCCGCAGCATATTATCAATGCGCTGAAAGAGGCGGTTGACAAGCCGGAGAATCAGGGCTACCCGCCCTTTTACGGCAAAACAGGCACCCTTGAAGCCATAGCCGCGTTCTATAAACGCGAATATAACGTTGAGCTTGACCCGGAGACAGAGATTGCAGTGTTCAACGGCTCGGGAATCGGCGTCACAGGAATTCCGCAGAGTCTGCTTAACCCCGGTGACATCCTGCTTACTGCAGATCCGGCTTATCCCGCCTACCATGCAGCGGCTGCACTGGCCCGGGCCCGGGTTCACACGATTCCCGTCTATGAACAGGAGGGGTTCCTTCCGGATTACAGCACAGTTCCCAAAGAGATTGCCCGAAAGGTCAAGCTGCTGATGCTGAACTATCCGAACAATCCGACTGGAGCGGTAGCCACGGAGGAATTCTTTGAAAGGACGCTTGCTTTTGCGGCGGCCTATGAATTTCCGGTGCTGAACGATTTCGCCTACGGCGCTTTCGGCTTTGACGGTCATAAGCCGCTCAGCCTGCTCCAGCAGCCGGGAGGCAAGGAATACGGCGTTGAAACCTACACGGCTTCCAAAACCTACAATATGGCCGGATGGCGCTTCGGCTTTGCCGCAGGCAATGCCTCCATTATTGCCGCGCTCAAGCATTATCACACCCAGGCCTACAGCACAGTATTCGGTGCGGTTCAGGATGCGGCGGTTGCCGCCTTGCTGGGCCCGCAGGAGGTTGTGCGGGAGTTAGGCAAGCTGTATGAGCGGCGTCGCGATGTGCTGGTCAGCCGGCTGCGGGGCATTGGCTGGGACGTTGCCGCTCCAAAGGGTACCTTCTTTGCCTGGTTTAAGGTGCCGGAAGGCTACACGGGTGAATCCTTTGCCGGGCGGCTGCTGGACGAAGCGCAGGTGGCTGTAGCCCAGGGGGGCGGTTTTGGTGCCCAAGGCAGCAGATATATCCGGCTCAGCCTGGTGAACAGTGAAGAGAAGCTGAACGAAGCTGTGGACCGGATTGCTGCGGCTGGTATTTTTAAGCGGGCGGTGTCTGCATGGGGTCAGGAGGCCAAAGACGCATGA
- a CDS encoding sulfate ABC transporter substrate-binding protein has product MRVLKRSRQLHGWLAALMLAMLALALAGCGNGKETADSAPATQQGDLTLVVGAYSVVKDAMNDILPLFAAEWKAKTGQKIVFQESYEASGTQARAIAGGFEADVTLLALEGDVGKLVKAGLVADTWKERGENGMVTRSVVALGTREGNPKGIHDFADLAKPGVKVLYPNPKTSGGAQWDINAIYGAGLKLSEEQTGVKDPAAAKAFLESVHANVESLDKSGRASMAAFEYGVGDVIVTYENELLARIAQGVKYEVIIPKDTILIENPAAVVDKYADEHGTREAAEALVDFLTTEQAQEVFAKYGFRPVNEQVYAENESRYPVPSGLFGIDYLGGWAEVKETLYSKRGVWYQVLAGI; this is encoded by the coding sequence ATGAGGGTTCTCAAAAGGAGCAGACAACTGCACGGATGGCTGGCAGCCCTAATGCTGGCAATGCTCGCACTGGCTCTGGCCGGCTGCGGGAACGGTAAGGAAACGGCGGATAGTGCACCGGCTACGCAGCAAGGTGATCTGACACTTGTCGTCGGCGCCTATAGTGTGGTGAAGGATGCGATGAATGATATTCTGCCGCTGTTCGCAGCGGAGTGGAAGGCCAAGACGGGCCAGAAGATCGTATTCCAGGAGTCCTATGAAGCTTCGGGCACCCAAGCCCGGGCGATTGCCGGGGGATTCGAGGCGGATGTAACCCTGCTGGCCCTGGAAGGCGATGTCGGGAAGCTGGTGAAGGCCGGACTCGTAGCGGATACATGGAAAGAGCGCGGTGAGAACGGAATGGTGACCCGCTCGGTGGTAGCGCTTGGCACGCGGGAAGGCAACCCTAAGGGGATTCATGATTTTGCCGATCTGGCGAAGCCTGGTGTAAAGGTGCTCTACCCGAATCCGAAAACCTCCGGCGGAGCGCAGTGGGATATCAACGCGATCTACGGCGCCGGATTGAAGCTGTCAGAGGAGCAGACGGGGGTTAAGGACCCTGCTGCCGCCAAAGCTTTTCTGGAGAGCGTGCATGCCAATGTGGAATCGCTGGATAAGAGCGGGCGGGCTTCGATGGCGGCTTTTGAGTATGGCGTAGGCGATGTCATTGTCACTTACGAGAATGAGCTGCTGGCGCGGATTGCCCAGGGTGTGAAGTATGAGGTTATCATTCCGAAGGATACGATTCTGATCGAGAATCCGGCTGCGGTCGTGGATAAGTATGCCGATGAACATGGTACGCGCGAGGCTGCTGAGGCGCTGGTGGATTTCCTGACCACAGAGCAGGCGCAGGAGGTCTTCGCCAAATACGGCTTCCGTCCGGTAAACGAGCAGGTCTATGCGGAGAATGAGAGCCGTTATCCGGTCCCCTCCGGGCTGTTCGGGATTGATTATCTCGGCGGCTGGGCGGAGGTCAAGGAGACACTGTATTCCAAGCGGGGTGTCTGGTATCAGGTGCTGGCCGGAATCTAG
- a CDS encoding GNAT family N-acetyltransferase — MTQPVIPIMLDIPESFETQRLLIRAARWGDGAEMNEAIAESLNELKPWMIFAQSLQTPEETEQYARESRLKYLDRSNMHMNIYNKADGTFIGCNGLHHIDWDVRAFELGYWIRSSCAGKGYMTEAVNAITEFTIRELEANRIEIRCSARNAKSAAVAERTGYKLDGILRNSMRGFDGELHDSKVYAKVRGAEF; from the coding sequence ATGACTCAACCTGTAATTCCAATTATGCTGGATATTCCAGAGAGTTTTGAAACACAGCGTCTGCTGATCCGGGCCGCGCGCTGGGGCGATGGAGCAGAGATGAATGAGGCTATCGCAGAGAGTCTGAATGAGCTGAAGCCGTGGATGATTTTTGCTCAAAGCCTGCAGACGCCCGAGGAAACCGAGCAATACGCACGGGAGTCGCGGCTCAAATATCTCGACCGGAGTAATATGCACATGAACATTTATAACAAGGCGGATGGAACCTTCATCGGCTGCAACGGCCTCCACCATATAGACTGGGATGTCCGTGCTTTTGAGCTTGGATACTGGATCAGAAGCTCCTGCGCGGGAAAGGGCTATATGACGGAAGCGGTGAATGCGATCACTGAGTTTACCATCCGGGAGCTGGAGGCTAACCGGATTGAGATCCGGTGCAGCGCACGGAATGCCAAAAGCGCGGCTGTGGCGGAGCGAACGGGGTATAAACTGGACGGCATTCTGCGGAACAGCATGCGCGGCTTTGACGGAGAGCTTCATGACAGCAAAGTATATGCGAAGGTGCGCGGAGCGGAATTTTAA
- a CDS encoding SDR family NAD(P)-dependent oxidoreductase, with the protein MLSIDFTGKTLVVTGGLTGIGKGIADLFLEAGANVVIGDIACKTELERVHERLVQIRMDVTVSRDAARLMDCAVETFGRIDFLVNNSGTSTMDFAVDIKEADWDKVMDINAKGVYLVSQAGARQMLRQGGGGRIINIASQAGKNGYRCMGNYVASKHAVLGFTKVMALELAKEQILVNAVCPGIVETDMKRRERVEGAALRGMEPEDILAEDRSQVPLGRTAEVVDVANVVLFLASPLSAYMTGQAINVTGGMTMN; encoded by the coding sequence ATGCTAAGTATTGATTTCACTGGAAAAACGCTGGTGGTCACCGGGGGGCTTACCGGCATAGGCAAAGGCATCGCCGATTTGTTCCTTGAGGCTGGAGCAAATGTCGTCATCGGCGATATCGCCTGCAAAACAGAGCTGGAGCGCGTGCATGAGCGGCTGGTGCAGATCCGGATGGATGTGACAGTGAGCAGGGATGCTGCGCGGCTGATGGACTGTGCGGTGGAGACGTTTGGCCGGATTGACTTCCTGGTGAATAACAGCGGCACGTCAACGATGGATTTTGCCGTGGATATCAAGGAAGCCGATTGGGATAAGGTGATGGACATCAACGCCAAAGGCGTGTATCTGGTTTCTCAAGCCGGGGCGCGGCAGATGCTGCGGCAGGGCGGCGGAGGACGAATCATCAACATCGCCTCACAGGCAGGCAAGAACGGCTACCGCTGTATGGGCAATTATGTTGCCTCCAAGCATGCTGTGCTGGGCTTCACCAAAGTGATGGCACTGGAGCTGGCTAAGGAACAGATTCTGGTGAATGCCGTCTGTCCGGGCATTGTTGAGACGGATATGAAACGGCGTGAACGTGTCGAAGGTGCCGCTTTGCGGGGAATGGAGCCGGAGGATATTCTGGCCGAGGACCGCTCGCAGGTGCCGCTTGGCCGGACGGCTGAAGTGGTAGATGTAGCTAATGTTGTGCTGTTTCTCGCCAGCCCCCTTTCTGCTTATATGACCGGCCAGGCGATCAATGTCACCGGCGGCATGACGATGAATTAA
- a CDS encoding iron-containing alcohol dehydrogenase family protein, whose product MDQPIIVRAAPQEFICRPGSWGSLEQHLQRRGISRVLVVRGEQSWIAAAPFWPELTETEVHYHRYGGECTYSERDAISAYAADHRLQAVIGVGGGKITDLVKSAAAKLNLPAVILPTLAATCAAWSSLSVMYDEHGEFIRFDIFPRSNALVLLDPVVIAASPPELLTAGIGDTLAKWYEADVIIRVLDSPPLEVELGWYAARKCRENLLKYSGEALAAIRAGELNDALVRIIETNIMAGGLVGGFAEDYGRTAGAHSIHDALTGIPESHRLLHGNKVAYGVLVQLALEKNWTEIAALLPFYEEIGLPASLGDLGLAHLSRGDLLKLGSRATVPEASIHRMPGIITAEAVAAAAEELEAYINKRRCKPAPAVTGWERELQGEGAKAT is encoded by the coding sequence ATGGATCAGCCGATTATTGTCCGCGCCGCACCCCAGGAATTTATTTGCCGGCCGGGAAGCTGGGGCAGTCTGGAACAGCATCTGCAGAGACGGGGAATCAGCCGGGTGCTTGTGGTAAGAGGTGAACAGTCATGGATTGCGGCAGCGCCATTCTGGCCGGAGCTTACAGAGACGGAGGTTCATTATCACAGGTATGGCGGTGAATGTACTTATAGTGAACGTGATGCTATTTCCGCCTATGCTGCGGATCATCGGCTTCAGGCCGTAATCGGAGTCGGCGGCGGGAAAATTACCGATCTGGTAAAATCAGCGGCGGCTAAGCTGAATTTACCGGCGGTGATTCTTCCAACACTTGCTGCGACTTGTGCGGCCTGGTCTTCACTCAGCGTGATGTATGATGAGCATGGCGAATTCATCCGCTTTGATATTTTCCCGCGCAGCAATGCGCTTGTGCTGCTGGACCCGGTGGTCATTGCCGCTTCCCCGCCCGAGCTGCTGACTGCCGGAATAGGTGATACGCTGGCGAAATGGTATGAAGCGGATGTGATCATCAGAGTGCTGGACTCACCGCCGCTTGAAGTGGAGCTTGGCTGGTATGCGGCGCGCAAATGCCGCGAGAATCTGCTGAAGTACAGCGGGGAGGCGCTTGCTGCCATAAGAGCGGGCGAGCTGAACGATGCCTTGGTCCGGATTATTGAGACGAATATTATGGCCGGCGGTCTGGTCGGCGGGTTCGCTGAGGATTACGGGCGGACGGCGGGAGCCCATTCGATTCATGATGCCCTGACCGGCATTCCCGAGTCCCACCGGCTGCTGCATGGCAATAAGGTGGCTTACGGGGTGCTGGTCCAGCTGGCGCTCGAAAAGAACTGGACCGAGATTGCTGCACTGCTGCCCTTCTATGAGGAGATTGGCTTGCCGGCCAGTCTCGGTGATCTGGGGCTTGCGCATTTATCGCGCGGGGACCTGCTGAAGCTCGGCAGCCGGGCGACTGTACCGGAAGCGTCCATTCACCGGATGCCGGGTATCATTACCGCCGAAGCTGTAGCCGCTGCGGCCGAAGAGCTGGAGGCCTACATAAATAAGCGGAGATGCAAACCCGCACCAGCAGTAACCGGATGGGAAAGGGAACTTCAAGGTGAAGGAGCAAAGGCAACATGA
- a CDS encoding methionine ABC transporter ATP-binding protein has protein sequence MIEIRNVHKTFTRKGQSIEALRGVSLSIAKGDIFGVIGYSGAGKSTLIRLVNYLERPTSGEVFVQGEPLSGYSPAELRQVKKKIGMIFQHFNLLESKTVFDNIAIPLVLLKRSKQEIRERVTELLEFTGLSDKANSYPKELSGGQKQRVGIARALASNPSILLCDEATSALDPQTTKSILELLKRINEAYNITIMIITHEMAVIQQICNKVAVMEKGEIIEQGNVLDVFGSPHHPTTQNFVQTVIHNSVPQSVLHTLKTENGRRLFKLKFVGGAASEPIINSLIRRYEVNVNILFANMTEIQQTTLGNMILQMHGENTVIDQAAAFIVSQGVEITEVEA, from the coding sequence ATGATTGAAATCAGAAATGTGCACAAAACCTTTACACGTAAAGGACAATCGATAGAAGCCTTAAGAGGGGTCAGCCTGAGTATCGCCAAAGGGGATATCTTCGGGGTCATCGGCTACAGCGGAGCGGGAAAAAGCACATTGATCCGTCTGGTCAATTATCTGGAACGTCCGACCAGCGGTGAAGTGTTCGTACAGGGCGAGCCGCTCTCCGGATACAGCCCGGCGGAGCTAAGGCAGGTGAAGAAAAAGATCGGGATGATCTTTCAGCACTTCAATCTGCTGGAATCGAAGACGGTGTTCGACAACATCGCCATCCCTCTTGTCCTGCTCAAGAGAAGCAAGCAGGAAATCCGTGAACGTGTGACCGAGCTGCTGGAGTTCACCGGGCTAAGTGATAAGGCAAACAGCTACCCTAAAGAGCTGTCCGGCGGGCAAAAGCAGCGGGTCGGTATCGCCCGGGCGCTGGCGAGCAACCCCTCCATCCTGCTCTGCGATGAAGCGACCTCGGCACTTGATCCGCAGACGACCAAATCCATTCTGGAGCTGCTGAAACGGATTAACGAAGCCTATAACATTACAATCATGATTATTACCCATGAGATGGCTGTCATCCAGCAAATCTGCAATAAAGTCGCTGTGATGGAGAAGGGGGAGATTATTGAGCAGGGCAATGTGCTTGATGTCTTTGGCAGCCCGCATCATCCCACCACGCAGAACTTCGTACAGACCGTTATTCATAACTCGGTGCCGCAGAGTGTGCTGCATACGCTGAAGACGGAGAACGGACGGAGGCTGTTTAAGCTCAAATTTGTCGGCGGGGCAGCCTCGGAGCCGATCATTAACAGCCTGATCCGCAGGTATGAGGTTAATGTGAATATTCTGTTCGCGAATATGACGGAAATCCAGCAGACCACACTGGGTAATATGATTCTGCAGATGCATGGTGAGAATACAGTGATTGACCAGGCGGCAGCTTTTATTGTGAGCCAAGGGGTAGAAATTACGGAGGTGGAGGCCTGA
- a CDS encoding 5'-methylthioadenosine/adenosylhomocysteine nucleosidase, which translates to MSIAIIGAMEEEVALLLSKMRDVAELEAGGGRLYSGSLNGREVVLLKSGIGKVNAALTTTLLLERFHCKLIINTGAAGGLGAGLQVGDVVIAEELVYSDVDATAFSYAYGQVPQMPQRYPVSAGLLELAGKVIQRGGRQEQVVVGLITTADSFISQPERVEEIRSRFPEALATDMEGAAIAQTAYQFGVPFLAVRAISDIAGAEAAGLFEAHLDLAAKNSTEVVLEILSLYETQEAE; encoded by the coding sequence ATGAGCATAGCAATTATAGGTGCAATGGAAGAAGAGGTAGCCTTGCTGCTGTCCAAGATGCGGGACGTGGCTGAACTGGAGGCGGGCGGCGGCAGGCTGTACAGCGGAAGTTTGAACGGGCGGGAGGTGGTGCTGCTTAAGTCGGGCATCGGCAAGGTCAACGCTGCGCTGACGACAACACTGCTGCTTGAGAGGTTCCACTGTAAATTAATTATCAATACCGGAGCAGCCGGCGGTCTGGGGGCGGGGCTGCAAGTCGGTGATGTAGTGATCGCCGAGGAGCTGGTCTATAGTGATGTGGATGCAACGGCATTCAGCTATGCTTACGGGCAGGTGCCGCAGATGCCCCAGCGATATCCGGTCTCAGCCGGACTACTTGAGCTGGCGGGAAAGGTTATTCAGCGGGGCGGACGGCAAGAGCAGGTTGTTGTTGGCCTGATTACGACGGCGGACTCGTTCATCAGTCAGCCGGAGCGGGTTGAAGAGATCCGTAGCAGGTTCCCGGAAGCCCTGGCTACGGATATGGAAGGTGCAGCGATCGCCCAGACGGCTTATCAGTTCGGTGTCCCGTTTCTGGCGGTCCGGGCAATCTCTGATATAGCCGGCGCCGAGGCTGCCGGGTTGTTCGAAGCCCACCTGGATCTCGCAGCGAAGAACTCGACAGAGGTGGTGCTGGAAATTCTATCGCTGTACGAAACGCAGGAAGCTGAATGA
- a CDS encoding MBL fold metallo-hydrolase: protein MDTLVFLGTGDAMGVPRVYCSCETCMEARTDGRNARLRSSVLIDNGSDFLAIDCGPDWRRQMELQGLRSMRRLLVTHAHFDHIGGLPEWADACRWMGYRGELYAPAEVIPVILRQYPWLSGHIEMIPCDDGITLDGWQISTWRVNHGKNGYSYAYRLEKQGYTWVYCSDSISLGPEETKPMLGADLLVLGTSFYYEAAELSTRSVYDMTEAAELLKLVKPRRTVYTHMSHDVDIRKDYILPEGVTLAETGMRVALELGNS from the coding sequence ATGGATACGCTGGTGTTTTTGGGGACAGGCGACGCCATGGGCGTACCCCGGGTGTACTGCAGCTGTGAGACCTGTATGGAAGCTAGAACGGACGGGCGGAATGCCCGCCTGCGCTCATCCGTGCTTATAGATAACGGCAGTGATTTTCTGGCGATTGACTGCGGGCCGGACTGGCGGCGGCAAATGGAGCTGCAGGGATTGCGTAGCATGCGCAGACTGCTGGTGACCCACGCCCACTTCGATCATATCGGGGGCCTGCCGGAATGGGCGGATGCCTGCCGCTGGATGGGTTATCGGGGTGAGCTGTATGCACCGGCCGAGGTGATTCCAGTAATTCTGCGGCAGTATCCGTGGCTTAGCGGCCATATCGAGATGATTCCCTGCGATGACGGAATTACGCTGGATGGCTGGCAGATCAGCACCTGGCGGGTGAACCATGGCAAAAACGGCTATTCCTATGCCTACCGGCTGGAAAAGCAGGGGTATACGTGGGTGTATTGCTCTGACTCCATCTCGCTGGGACCGGAAGAGACCAAACCGATGCTTGGGGCGGATCTGCTGGTGCTGGGCACAAGCTTTTATTACGAGGCGGCGGAGCTGTCTACTCGCTCTGTATACGATATGACGGAAGCAGCCGAGCTGTTGAAGCTCGTAAAGCCGCGCCGTACCGTGTATACCCATATGTCGCATGATGTGGATATCCGCAAAGACTACATTTTGCCGGAGGGAGTTACCCTGGCTGAGACGGGGATGAGAGTTGCGCTGGAGCTGGGAAATAGCTGA
- a CDS encoding methionine ABC transporter permease: protein MFDTVITSEQLFQALRETVVMVGVSLFFGALLGIPIGIVLVITRPGGILENRFIYAVLNPLINIIRSLPFIILLVAIIPFTRLLVHTSIGTSAAIVPLIVYVAPYIGRLVENSLLEVSPGILEAAEAMGATTFQVIWHFLLPEAFGSLILTMTTAMIGLVGATAMAGTVGGGGIGDLAISYGYQRFDTFVMIVTVVILIIFVQGIQSAGNRLARKARRD, encoded by the coding sequence ATGTTCGATACAGTTATTACTTCGGAGCAGCTGTTTCAAGCCCTGCGGGAAACCGTGGTGATGGTGGGCGTATCGCTCTTTTTTGGAGCGCTGCTGGGTATTCCAATTGGCATCGTGCTAGTGATTACACGTCCCGGCGGAATTCTGGAGAACCGGTTTATATACGCCGTGCTGAATCCGCTTATCAACATCATCCGCTCGCTGCCGTTTATTATTTTGCTGGTGGCCATCATCCCCTTTACCCGGCTTCTCGTGCATACCTCAATCGGTACCAGTGCAGCGATTGTGCCGTTAATCGTCTACGTAGCCCCGTATATCGGGCGGCTGGTGGAGAACTCTTTGCTTGAGGTCAGCCCTGGCATTCTGGAGGCTGCCGAGGCTATGGGGGCAACCACCTTTCAGGTCATTTGGCATTTTCTGCTGCCTGAGGCCTTTGGCTCACTCATTCTAACTATGACTACCGCAATGATCGGGCTGGTCGGAGCAACGGCGATGGCAGGAACGGTAGGCGGCGGAGGCATCGGCGATCTGGCGATCTCTTATGGCTACCAGCGTTTCGACACCTTTGTCATGATCGTGACGGTGGTTATTCTGATTATATTTGTCCAGGGCATCCAATCAGCCGGGAACCGTCTGGCCCGCAAAGCCCGCCGGGATTAG